A stretch of the Saccharolobus caldissimus genome encodes the following:
- a CDS encoding IS1 family transposase: MGRKPVFRQDLTCPSCGSHHVVKCGKSWGRQKFLCRDCGKRFLGDASRHHYHKRVKEEALRMYANGMSMRAISRVLNVPLGTVFTWVKRYGGRKYEKLVDLWNKAKEFVKGKVVTKVVDEMWTYLYRNTRAFYKWVFTCYVFTSLGLYLVYSVGDRDENTFSEIKMYLPDEGRWVSDDYNVYFWLKDHTIVSPVNPNEGLHSSLRDRLVRFKRATKAVNRSISMIKYSIALVLWERRLIPEFIP, translated from the coding sequence ATGGGTAGGAAGCCTGTATTTAGGCAAGACTTAACTTGTCCTTCTTGTGGTAGTCATCATGTTGTTAAGTGTGGTAAGTCTTGGGGTAGGCAGAAGTTTTTGTGTAGGGATTGTGGTAAGCGTTTTTTGGGTGATGCTTCTAGGCATCATTATCATAAGAGGGTTAAGGAGGAGGCTTTAAGAATGTATGCTAATGGTATGAGTATGAGGGCTATTTCTAGGGTTCTTAACGTACCTTTGGGTACTGTTTTCACTTGGGTTAAGCGTTATGGTGGGAGGAAGTATGAGAAGCTAGTTGACTTATGGAATAAGGCTAAAGAGTTTGTTAAGGGTAAGGTTGTTACTAAGGTTGTTGATGAGATGTGGACGTACTTGTACAGAAACACTAGGGCTTTCTACAAGTGGGTCTTCACTTGTTACGTTTTCACGAGTCTTGGACTCTACCTAGTTTACTCTGTTGGTGATAGGGATGAGAATACTTTCAGTGAGATTAAAATGTACTTACCGGATGAGGGTAGGTGGGTGAGTGATGATTACAACGTTTACTTTTGGTTAAAGGATCACACGATTGTCTCACCCGTTAACCCCAACGAGGGGCTACATTCCTCACTAAGGGATAGGCTTGTACGCTTTAAGAGGGCAACAAAGGCAGTGAATAGGAGCATAAGCATGATAAAGTACTCCATAGCACTAGTCTTATGGGAGAGAAGACTAATCCCAGAATTTATACCCTAA
- a CDS encoding IS6 family transposase produces METRWKVPVLTQIILILMEYINFKPRFYARSEVALALAMYLAGLSSWRAILPHSTLLYDYRKFSNVKYVVPLSGKYAVDETKVLTVRGEYYYVWVVRDVVTRGIPFFMVTSLRSGLHVLIILVKMREVEELASRYFKRVDQVVYLHDGASIYNAFNWYNVNHEKVTFEERDYAEQGFRTTKHRISSMDKHFPWNSNRFTITRWLSTFFLIYNLLYTPVYLLDKGVIINVNISNE; encoded by the coding sequence ATGGAAACCAGATGGAAAGTTCCCGTGCTCACCCAAATTATACTAATCTTAATGGAGTATATTAATTTTAAGCCTAGGTTTTATGCTAGGAGTGAGGTTGCACTTGCTTTGGCAATGTATTTGGCTGGTTTGTCCTCTTGGAGGGCTATTTTGCCCCACTCTACCTTACTCTACGATTATAGGAAGTTTAGTAATGTTAAGTATGTTGTTCCCTTGAGTGGTAAGTATGCTGTTGATGAGACTAAGGTTCTTACTGTGAGGGGTGAGTATTATTATGTTTGGGTTGTTAGGGATGTTGTGACTAGGGGGATACCTTTCTTCATGGTTACTAGTTTGAGGAGTGGTTTGCATGTTTTAATTATTCTTGTGAAGATGAGGGAAGTTGAGGAGTTGGCTAGTAGGTATTTCAAGAGGGTTGATCAAGTGGTTTACTTGCATGATGGGGCGTCAATATATAATGCTTTCAACTGGTATAATGTTAATCATGAAAAGGTGACATTTGAGGAAAGGGATTACGCAGAACAAGGATTCAGAACAACAAAACATAGGATATCATCAATGGACAAGCACTTCCCATGGAATTCAAATAGATTCACGATTACCCGTTGGCTCTCAACGTTCTTCTTAATATACAACCTACTTTACACTCCAGTGTATTTACTGGACAAGGGGGTGATAATAAATGTAAATATTTCAAATGAATGA
- a CDS encoding phosphoenolpyruvate carboxykinase (GTP): protein MEDDLVFLKSFVSGDVIKKLKSLNNQYLIKFLTESIKLCKPESVYISLGTEEDKEYVRKKALELKEEIPLKTKGHTIHFDHPLDQARAREDTFILSDTKIPYVNTKPRDEGLKEAISLLDGSMKGREMFIGFYSLGPRGSNFQILAVQVTDSPYVIHSENILYRNAFEDFSGNKDFLKFIHSKGNLDIKKRRIIIDIQENTVYSVNTTYAGNSVGLKKLALRLTVVKAIKEGWLSEHMAIIEFEGDKGVHYFTASFPSGSGKTSTAMIGRLISDDLAFIKEINGEPRAVNPEIGVFGIIQGINEKDDPIIWEVLHKPGEVIFSNVLMTEDGDVYWEGSNLNKPERGYNYEGVWTKDNGKPASHPNARFTVPLTSFKNLDENFDNPNGVLIEGIIFGVRDYTTLVPLVEAFSWSHGIVTIGASMESARTSAVIGKTDELEFNPMAILDFMPVSLSVYLSNYLDFGKKLRKVPKVFGFNYFLKDGDRFLNSKEDKRVWVKWAVKRVEDSVDAIHTPIGLIPYFEDLQSLFEKILNKRYTKDNYEKQFTIKLRSYLEKTERILKIYSQFPDIPYEVINELKIQKTRLIDYINQYGDSVSPFKLVRQ, encoded by the coding sequence ATGGAAGATGATTTAGTCTTTTTAAAATCTTTTGTTTCAGGAGATGTAATTAAAAAATTAAAATCTCTTAATAATCAATATTTGATTAAATTTCTAACAGAATCTATAAAGTTATGTAAACCAGAAAGTGTATATATATCTCTAGGTACTGAGGAGGATAAGGAGTACGTGAGAAAGAAAGCGTTAGAGTTAAAAGAGGAGATTCCGCTTAAGACGAAAGGGCATACAATTCATTTCGATCACCCTTTAGATCAAGCTAGAGCTAGGGAGGATACGTTTATACTTTCAGATACTAAAATTCCTTATGTTAATACTAAGCCCAGAGATGAGGGATTAAAGGAGGCTATCTCACTTCTTGACGGTTCCATGAAAGGGAGAGAAATGTTTATTGGTTTTTATTCACTAGGTCCTAGAGGGTCAAATTTTCAGATTCTTGCAGTTCAAGTTACAGATTCCCCTTATGTTATCCATAGTGAAAATATTCTATATAGGAACGCATTTGAAGATTTTTCAGGAAATAAGGATTTTTTAAAATTTATTCATTCTAAAGGTAACCTTGACATAAAAAAGAGGAGGATAATAATTGATATACAAGAAAATACGGTTTATAGTGTGAATACAACTTATGCTGGGAATAGCGTTGGTTTAAAGAAGCTAGCGTTAAGATTAACAGTGGTAAAGGCGATAAAGGAAGGTTGGCTCTCAGAACATATGGCAATTATAGAATTTGAGGGAGATAAAGGCGTACATTATTTTACAGCGTCTTTTCCTTCTGGGTCAGGGAAGACCTCGACTGCTATGATTGGAAGATTAATAAGTGATGATTTAGCGTTCATAAAAGAGATTAACGGTGAGCCTAGGGCTGTAAACCCAGAAATAGGAGTGTTTGGAATAATTCAAGGTATAAATGAGAAAGATGACCCTATAATTTGGGAGGTACTGCACAAACCGGGTGAGGTTATTTTTTCTAACGTATTAATGACTGAGGACGGAGACGTTTACTGGGAGGGCAGTAATCTCAATAAGCCTGAAAGGGGTTATAATTATGAGGGAGTGTGGACCAAGGATAACGGAAAGCCAGCCTCTCACCCTAACGCTAGATTTACTGTGCCTTTAACCTCTTTTAAAAATCTAGATGAGAATTTCGATAATCCTAATGGGGTTCTAATTGAGGGTATAATATTTGGCGTAAGAGATTATACTACTTTAGTTCCTTTAGTAGAAGCGTTTTCCTGGTCCCACGGGATAGTTACTATAGGGGCTTCCATGGAATCTGCTAGAACGTCAGCAGTAATAGGCAAAACTGATGAGCTAGAATTTAATCCCATGGCAATTTTGGATTTCATGCCAGTCTCATTAAGTGTCTATTTATCTAATTATTTAGATTTTGGCAAAAAATTGAGAAAAGTTCCGAAGGTCTTTGGATTTAATTATTTTTTAAAAGATGGAGATAGGTTCCTAAACTCAAAGGAAGATAAGAGGGTTTGGGTTAAATGGGCTGTAAAGAGAGTTGAAGATAGCGTAGATGCAATACATACCCCTATTGGTCTCATACCTTATTTTGAGGATCTTCAAAGTTTATTTGAAAAAATATTAAATAAGAGATATACAAAAGATAATTATGAGAAACAATTCACGATAAAACTCAGAAGTTATTTAGAAAAAACTGAACGTATTTTAAAGATATATTCTCAGTTTCCTGACATACCTTATGAAGTCATTAATGAGTTAAAAATACAAAAGACGAGATTAATTGATTATATAAATCAATATGGGGATTCTGTATCACCATTTAAACTGGTAAGACAATAA
- a CDS encoding LOG family protein: MLISIAAHSEEPNEKLIEKTQIFVRNIKLCNPTLLLGGYWGLMKTIIDEALKENIRVVIILPIERENVKLPQGVIPIKSGCEFRCRSVILVRSGDLLVSLGGGVGTEIEIMIAYAMGKPIYALTNTGLSTDYFSKAFPNYIDDRRIVSIKYYDDPEKMAKDICKAETSTKNIEIG, translated from the coding sequence ATGTTAATCTCAATAGCTGCACACAGCGAGGAACCCAATGAAAAGTTAATAGAAAAAACTCAAATTTTTGTAAGAAATATCAAATTATGTAATCCAACATTATTATTGGGAGGATATTGGGGATTAATGAAAACTATAATAGATGAGGCTTTGAAAGAAAATATTAGAGTAGTAATTATTTTACCTATAGAGCGAGAGAATGTTAAATTACCTCAAGGGGTAATACCAATTAAATCGGGCTGTGAATTTAGATGCAGATCCGTCATTTTAGTCAGATCAGGAGATTTACTAGTTTCTTTAGGAGGTGGTGTAGGTACTGAAATAGAAATAATGATAGCGTATGCAATGGGTAAGCCAATTTATGCGCTAACAAATACTGGATTAAGTACAGATTACTTTTCTAAAGCTTTTCCAAATTATATAGACGATAGGAGAATAGTCAGCATAAAATATTATGATGATCCAGAAAAAATGGCCAAAGACATATGTAAAGCTGAGACTTCAACTAAAAATATAGAAATAGGTTAG
- a CDS encoding GntR family transcriptional regulator gives MSLSQTAYEKILDYIITGKYKPGSILKEEELASILKISRTPIREALAKLEKEGIIVKNGKSYSVIPLSQSDIVQLYEIRIPLEAEAAKLAANRATDEEINKIIKILDDIKNTKENDPLILANLNGDLHRAIAEASHNKYLVDILDNIRIKLKIVRVTLFTSFQRKDEELKEHEDIVIAIRDRDQDRAYNMMKRHEENVLNYVKRNILPILFR, from the coding sequence ATGTCATTATCACAAACGGCTTATGAGAAAATTCTCGATTACATAATAACTGGCAAATATAAACCAGGTAGTATTTTGAAAGAGGAAGAATTAGCGTCTATCCTTAAAATAAGCAGGACTCCAATTAGAGAGGCCCTAGCTAAGTTAGAAAAAGAGGGAATAATTGTAAAAAACGGTAAGTCATATAGCGTAATACCATTAAGTCAGAGTGATATAGTACAGCTTTACGAAATTAGAATTCCTCTAGAGGCTGAAGCTGCAAAATTAGCTGCAAATAGAGCTACTGACGAGGAAATTAATAAGATTATAAAAATTTTAGATGATATTAAAAATACAAAAGAAAATGATCCTTTAATATTAGCTAATCTTAACGGAGATTTACATAGAGCAATTGCAGAGGCTTCACATAATAAATATCTTGTAGATATTTTAGATAATATCAGAATTAAGTTAAAGATAGTAAGAGTTACATTATTTACTAGTTTCCAAAGAAAGGATGAGGAGCTAAAAGAGCATGAAGATATAGTGATTGCAATTAGAGATAGGGATCAAGATAGAGCTTACAATATGATGAAAAGACATGAAGAAAATGTGTTAAATTATGTAAAACGAAACATTCTTCCGATACTTTTTAGATAA
- a CDS encoding HpcH/HpaI aldolase/citrate lyase family protein, translating to MIRRSQLYVPSISEKMIRKSVDLRADSIIFDLEDAVPPEDKEKARELLSKLLKELDWGKRELCVRINSLQLSDSFKDLALISREDKINCIVVPKAENELSFLYKATGKAIIPLIETAKGLIKAEEIVRSDGVDAVSYGVADLSLSLGGDYNFYEKNEYVKTFIVAVAKAYDIDAIDKVYFDLKNLEGFRRECEEAKKLGYVGKQVIHPSQIDIANEVFSPSKEEIEWAKRVIEAYENAKKEGRGAIRLDDKLVDYVHYKIAKRIIQFQNL from the coding sequence ATGATAAGAAGATCTCAATTGTACGTTCCCTCTATTTCAGAAAAGATGATTAGAAAGTCAGTAGATTTAAGGGCAGATTCCATAATTTTCGACTTAGAAGACGCTGTCCCTCCAGAGGATAAGGAAAAGGCTAGGGAGTTATTAAGTAAATTGTTAAAGGAATTGGATTGGGGTAAAAGAGAATTATGTGTTAGGATAAATTCTTTACAGTTATCAGACTCCTTTAAGGATCTAGCTTTAATCTCTAGGGAGGATAAGATTAATTGTATAGTAGTTCCCAAAGCAGAAAATGAGCTCTCATTTTTATATAAGGCTACGGGCAAGGCGATAATCCCGCTAATAGAGACGGCTAAGGGTTTAATTAAGGCTGAGGAGATAGTTAGATCTGACGGTGTTGACGCAGTAAGTTACGGTGTAGCGGACTTATCATTATCCCTAGGGGGAGATTATAATTTTTACGAGAAAAATGAATATGTGAAAACTTTTATAGTCGCTGTAGCTAAGGCTTACGATATAGATGCTATAGATAAGGTTTACTTTGATCTAAAGAATTTAGAGGGATTTAGAAGAGAATGTGAAGAAGCTAAGAAATTAGGTTATGTAGGCAAACAAGTAATACATCCTTCTCAAATCGACATAGCAAATGAAGTATTCTCGCCCAGTAAGGAGGAAATAGAATGGGCTAAGAGGGTCATAGAAGCATATGAAAACGCTAAAAAGGAAGGTAGAGGTGCAATAAGGTTAGATGATAAATTAGTGGATTACGTCCATTATAAAATCGCAAAAAGAATAATACAGTTTCAGAATCTATAA
- a CDS encoding PaaI family thioesterase, giving the protein MITAEELNELLKQEEIFNFIGIKFERIEKGYSRLTFNYHERLTRIGGILHGGVIFSAMDYAGSMAARSLDNVKDEVTVELKVNFLKPMKDGPFVVEAKVINEGKRIVTIEVWAYDRNKNLCAKALGTWVVYRF; this is encoded by the coding sequence ATGATAACGGCTGAAGAACTTAATGAATTGCTTAAACAAGAGGAAATATTTAATTTTATAGGAATAAAATTTGAAAGGATAGAAAAAGGTTATTCAAGACTTACGTTTAACTACCATGAGAGACTTACGAGAATAGGCGGTATACTTCACGGAGGTGTGATATTTTCAGCTATGGATTATGCTGGCAGTATGGCTGCGAGATCTTTAGATAACGTTAAGGACGAGGTAACAGTAGAATTGAAAGTAAATTTCTTAAAGCCCATGAAGGATGGGCCCTTCGTAGTTGAGGCTAAAGTGATAAATGAAGGGAAAAGAATAGTTACAATAGAAGTATGGGCATATGATAGGAACAAAAATCTATGTGCAAAGGCTTTAGGCACGTGGGTTGTTTATAGATTCTGA
- a CDS encoding SelT/SelW/SelH family protein encodes MQDPVCKMEVDNTTQFKINYRGITYYFCSQDCLNEFKNNPLKYIPQTDLNKKIDVKIVYCRPCKYMDRALNLARDILSYFEEANVELVQGDKGIFDVYINDELVFSRYIQKRFPEHEEILKELGKRLQKSLAS; translated from the coding sequence ATGCAAGACCCAGTATGTAAGATGGAAGTAGATAATACAACTCAATTTAAAATAAATTATAGAGGAATAACATATTACTTTTGCTCTCAAGACTGTTTAAATGAGTTTAAGAATAATCCGTTAAAATATATACCGCAAACTGATTTGAATAAGAAAATAGACGTTAAAATAGTTTACTGTAGACCTTGCAAATACATGGATAGAGCATTAAATTTGGCTAGAGATATATTGTCGTACTTCGAAGAGGCTAATGTAGAATTAGTACAAGGGGATAAAGGAATTTTCGATGTTTATATCAATGATGAGTTAGTATTCTCGCGATATATACAGAAAAGATTTCCCGAGCATGAGGAAATTCTTAAAGAATTAGGTAAAAGATTGCAGAAGTCACTGGCCAGCTAA
- a CDS encoding aldose 1-epimerase — MRIKKGDTEAEILPKGAYLYSLKIRDKDVILKGNLERPTRGGMAILIPFANRVKNGEYTFEGIKYVLPKNKEGNAIHGLVLDKEFKVMEKREDSITLDYELEHEGYPTKLDCLITYKIFKHGIRVKINVKNIGSKRAPLTVGAHPYFIVSDDWKIITEKEGVKKCINFNKIPTGELIKSQFEHADYDDCFLVNGNIELHSSYSKIKIIRRNMPFVQVYTGVRGAVAIEPMSGAPDAYHNGLGLKILEPDESAYFSFTFKFVI, encoded by the coding sequence GTGAGAATTAAGAAAGGGGATACTGAAGCTGAAATATTACCTAAAGGGGCTTATCTTTATTCACTTAAAATTAGAGATAAAGATGTAATACTAAAGGGCAATCTTGAAAGACCTACAAGAGGTGGAATGGCGATCTTAATACCTTTTGCAAATAGAGTAAAGAATGGCGAATATACATTTGAAGGCATAAAATATGTATTACCTAAAAATAAGGAGGGTAACGCGATACACGGGCTAGTCTTAGATAAGGAATTTAAGGTAATGGAGAAAAGAGAGGATAGTATAACTCTAGATTATGAACTAGAACACGAAGGTTATCCCACAAAACTCGATTGTTTAATTACTTATAAGATATTTAAACATGGAATAAGAGTTAAAATTAATGTTAAAAACATAGGGTCTAAAAGGGCTCCACTAACTGTTGGTGCTCATCCTTATTTTATAGTATCAGATGACTGGAAGATAATAACTGAAAAAGAAGGAGTTAAGAAATGTATAAACTTCAATAAAATTCCTACTGGAGAACTAATAAAATCTCAGTTTGAACATGCAGATTATGATGATTGTTTCTTGGTTAACGGAAATATAGAGTTACACTCATCATATTCAAAAATAAAAATAATAAGGAGAAATATGCCATTTGTCCAAGTTTATACTGGAGTTAGAGGTGCAGTTGCAATAGAGCCAATGAGTGGGGCACCAGATGCTTATCACAATGGATTAGGGCTTAAAATTTTAGAACCAGATGAAAGTGCATATTTCTCATTTACATTTAAATTTGTTATATAG
- a CDS encoding ArsR/SmtB family transcription factor, whose amino-acid sequence MAEDVFEALSHEIRRKIILLLNTPKTFTDLQRETNLESSALAFHLKKLGNLIKKNEQGYYELTDLGWKAYEIIQVLTQSNQNININNLIINNKSKPNLSRKLSEKINGALANLLGAIGESIGEALSNIDIKAEEVLVEVYNGPLKVLPNLEVNLDGGIVKISQGEPYAVIRCKNKEDLEISEIKDTLEINMDGCKADINYPPLNKLEINIDGGLLNVNNNAQILEINIDGGSAKLNVSSLTKSSLSMDGGIIKGTLSYVGQGSLDVDIDGGSVKLELCLPQGIGIIANNKINGGKVDVPTIIGEKGFITVNSYVNGGLVYISKSNC is encoded by the coding sequence ATGGCTGAAGATGTATTTGAAGCACTTTCCCATGAAATAAGAAGGAAAATAATACTATTACTGAATACACCGAAAACTTTCACAGATTTACAAAGGGAAACTAATCTCGAAAGTTCAGCCTTAGCATTTCATTTAAAGAAACTGGGTAATCTCATTAAGAAGAATGAACAAGGATACTACGAACTTACAGATCTAGGTTGGAAAGCATATGAAATTATACAAGTACTAACACAATCTAATCAGAATATTAATATAAATAATCTAATAATAAATAATAAATCTAAGCCCAATTTATCCAGAAAATTATCAGAAAAAATTAATGGTGCTTTGGCAAACCTTTTAGGTGCTATAGGTGAAAGTATAGGAGAGGCTTTAAGTAATATAGATATAAAAGCTGAGGAAGTATTGGTGGAAGTTTATAATGGTCCTCTAAAAGTGCTTCCTAATTTGGAGGTAAATCTAGATGGAGGGATAGTTAAAATTTCACAAGGAGAGCCATATGCGGTAATACGGTGTAAAAATAAAGAAGATCTAGAGATAAGCGAAATTAAAGATACGTTAGAAATAAATATGGATGGTTGCAAAGCTGATATTAATTATCCCCCTCTCAATAAGTTAGAAATAAATATAGATGGCGGTTTATTAAACGTTAATAATAACGCTCAAATCTTAGAAATAAATATAGATGGAGGTAGTGCAAAATTGAACGTAAGTTCATTAACAAAATCTTCGCTATCGATGGACGGAGGTATAATAAAGGGGACTTTAAGTTATGTAGGGCAAGGAAGCTTAGATGTTGACATCGATGGAGGATCTGTGAAGTTAGAGCTATGCTTACCTCAAGGGATAGGAATAATTGCTAACAATAAGATTAATGGAGGTAAAGTTGACGTTCCTACTATAATTGGAGAGAAAGGATTTATAACGGTAAATTCTTACGTTAATGGGGGTTTAGTATATATATCTAAGAGTAATTGCTAA
- a CDS encoding DsrE family protein gives MAKFLIVVKSQDQLNVNTAINVASGLKMMGAEDVKMVFLGPGITALNKKNQLAEIIQKNIDGLKKNSVKVYACEMAMKNYNVNKEDLVYFDEISRGADVIVKLANEGYTILTF, from the coding sequence ATGGCTAAATTCCTCATAGTTGTTAAATCCCAAGATCAGTTAAACGTAAATACAGCAATAAATGTCGCAAGTGGACTAAAGATGATGGGTGCAGAAGACGTTAAAATGGTATTCCTAGGTCCTGGAATTACTGCTTTAAATAAGAAGAACCAATTAGCAGAGATAATTCAGAAAAATATTGACGGCTTAAAAAAGAATTCAGTGAAAGTTTACGCGTGTGAAATGGCAATGAAGAACTATAATGTGAACAAGGAAGATTTAGTATATTTTGATGAAATAAGCAGAGGAGCCGACGTTATAGTAAAGCTCGCAAATGAAGGATATACAATACTCACATTTTAA
- a CDS encoding MFS transporter has translation MIKYKDKKWMYLVIPFNASTGPLSTLITLQIISLGGNAISVAYVISLSNAVLIPASMIWGFMADRLDRKKQILISFGGTALPLIFMPLANSIPLIALNYSLITFMSTASSTPFNLLVMESAEKKHWGQLFSRFSFLSSLGVLIGLIVSTFLVIILRIYEIEEILGLTVLATLIAGLKILPKPIVTFERTAILHHKESFLARMIHLPMMFLHLPNLHNFKMFSLRRLLRKPINYIPLLYIGIVIFYISSGIFNTVYPAGLYIKGLDKAEVLSVITVGMIFQILGFRFASNLLESRDEKRLAYISLILRGSSYIILGLFAQLFLGIPILISGLIFYPLAAGIAFSIFYSSSTTLIFKIVGERRQGTGLGVYSTVVGLSMFLGSLLSGYITHFISYGIDFIIAGILLIFDSFLFRYLEEG, from the coding sequence ATGATAAAGTATAAGGACAAGAAGTGGATGTATCTAGTAATTCCATTTAATGCATCAACTGGACCCTTATCAACACTAATTACGTTACAAATCATATCTTTAGGTGGAAACGCAATAAGTGTAGCATATGTAATATCATTAAGTAATGCAGTACTAATACCAGCCTCAATGATATGGGGGTTTATGGCAGATAGATTAGATAGAAAGAAACAAATCCTAATAAGTTTTGGAGGTACCGCGCTACCCCTAATATTTATGCCCTTAGCTAATTCAATACCCCTAATAGCTCTTAACTACTCGTTAATAACGTTTATGAGTACTGCATCCAGTACTCCCTTTAATCTTCTAGTAATGGAGTCTGCTGAGAAAAAACATTGGGGACAATTATTTTCTAGGTTTTCATTTCTCTCATCTTTAGGAGTTTTAATAGGATTAATCGTATCAACATTTCTAGTTATAATATTAAGAATTTACGAAATCGAAGAGATATTAGGCCTTACAGTATTAGCTACATTAATAGCTGGATTAAAGATATTACCTAAGCCAATTGTAACATTTGAGAGGACTGCAATACTTCATCATAAGGAGTCTTTCTTAGCCAGAATGATACATTTACCCATGATGTTTCTTCACTTGCCAAATCTTCATAATTTTAAGATGTTCTCTTTAAGGAGATTATTAAGAAAGCCTATCAATTACATACCATTACTATATATAGGAATAGTAATATTCTATATAAGTAGTGGTATATTCAATACAGTATATCCTGCAGGACTTTACATTAAAGGTTTAGATAAGGCTGAGGTTCTATCGGTAATAACAGTAGGCATGATATTTCAAATTTTAGGGTTTAGATTTGCCTCTAATCTACTTGAAAGTAGGGATGAGAAGAGGTTAGCATATATTTCGTTAATTTTGAGAGGATCCTCTTATATTATTCTAGGATTATTTGCACAATTATTCCTAGGTATTCCAATATTAATATCTGGATTAATATTTTATCCCTTAGCTGCAGGTATAGCATTCTCGATATTTTACTCCTCGTCTACTACCCTTATATTCAAAATAGTAGGTGAAAGGAGACAAGGAACGGGATTAGGAGTTTATAGTACAGTTGTAGGTTTATCAATGTTCTTAGGATCTCTACTTTCTGGTTATATTACTCATTTCATAAGTTATGGTATAGATTTTATAATAGCAGGGATATTATTGATTTTTGATTCATTTTTGTTTAGATATCTTGAAGAAGGTTAA
- a CDS encoding transposase yields the protein MLLLKVLLIKFVYDISWNNLEGEIRDSKMFMKFLGGKVPPKSTVFFFYKRLQETVVDEGETMRTTLMDELNKALNKVIKEYREKGFELEVGREKR from the coding sequence ATATTACTCCTCAAAGTCCTATTAATCAAGTTCGTCTACGACATCTCTTGGAATAACTTAGAGGGAGAAATTAGGGATAGTAAAATGTTCATGAAATTCCTGGGTGGGAAAGTCCCACCAAAGAGCACAGTATTCTTCTTCTATAAGAGATTACAAGAAACAGTTGTCGATGAGGGGGAAACAATGCGGACAACCCTAATGGATGAGTTAAACAAGGCCTTAAACAAGGTGATCAAAGAGTATAGAGAAAAGGGCTTCGAACTTGAAGTAGGGAGAGAAAAACGATAG